The following are encoded together in the uncultured Draconibacterium sp. genome:
- a CDS encoding aminoacyl-histidine dipeptidase, with protein MSEIKNIQPTEVWSIFDQMLQIPRPSKHEEKIQDWAVKFGEDLGLETLKDEVGNVIIRKPATAGMENCKGVIFQGHLDMVPQKNSDKVHDFVNDPIEAYVDGDWVTANGTTLGADNGIGVSSALAVLASKTLKHGPVEVLLTATEETGMDGAIGLKAGLLNGEILINTDTEDEGTFSIGCAGGIDVIATFKKKMTQKVPKKSTAFNLKVTGLKGGHSGVDIHLGRGNANKVFFRILKEVNAAFGVSLADIQGGSLRNAIPREAFGLVLVKAKDADGFVAKVGVLAEEIKAELINVEPNLSIELETAEMPKAILKKGLQKKLTNAVWAAPNDVVRMSDTMPGTVETSSNLAIVKAGEKTIEVSCLVRSFSETAKNALASRLESTFKLAGASVVLEGSYPGWKPDVQSEILEVMKDLYTKQFGNAPELLAMHAGLECGILGSTYTNWDMISIGPTIKFPHSPDEKVNIKTVQKYWEFLVATLENIPVK; from the coding sequence ATGTCAGAAATAAAAAATATTCAACCCACCGAAGTTTGGAGCATTTTTGATCAAATGCTTCAGATTCCACGCCCTTCGAAACACGAAGAAAAAATCCAGGATTGGGCCGTAAAATTTGGCGAAGATTTAGGTTTGGAGACCTTGAAAGATGAAGTTGGTAACGTGATTATCCGTAAACCTGCAACTGCAGGAATGGAAAATTGTAAAGGTGTTATTTTTCAGGGCCACCTTGATATGGTACCTCAAAAAAACAGCGATAAAGTACACGATTTTGTAAACGATCCGATTGAAGCCTATGTGGATGGCGATTGGGTAACTGCAAATGGAACAACACTTGGTGCCGACAACGGTATCGGAGTATCGTCGGCACTGGCAGTACTTGCTTCAAAAACATTAAAACACGGACCGGTTGAGGTGCTTTTAACAGCTACCGAAGAAACAGGGATGGACGGTGCCATAGGATTAAAAGCCGGACTTTTGAACGGTGAAATTCTTATAAATACCGACACCGAAGATGAAGGTACTTTTAGTATCGGATGTGCAGGTGGTATTGATGTGATTGCCACCTTCAAGAAAAAAATGACGCAAAAGGTTCCTAAAAAATCGACTGCTTTTAACTTAAAAGTTACCGGCCTTAAAGGCGGACACTCAGGAGTTGATATTCATTTGGGACGAGGAAATGCAAATAAGGTTTTCTTCCGTATTTTAAAAGAAGTAAATGCTGCGTTTGGTGTAAGTTTAGCTGATATTCAGGGAGGAAGTTTGCGTAACGCTATTCCGCGTGAAGCATTTGGTTTAGTGCTTGTAAAGGCAAAAGATGCAGATGGTTTTGTAGCAAAAGTTGGTGTTTTGGCTGAAGAAATTAAAGCGGAACTGATAAACGTGGAGCCCAACTTGTCGATCGAACTTGAAACCGCTGAAATGCCAAAGGCAATCCTCAAAAAAGGACTTCAAAAGAAATTGACAAATGCCGTTTGGGCAGCTCCAAACGATGTGGTACGAATGAGTGATACCATGCCTGGAACCGTTGAAACATCTTCGAATCTGGCCATTGTAAAAGCCGGTGAAAAAACCATCGAAGTAAGTTGTTTGGTTCGTAGTTTTTCGGAAACAGCAAAAAATGCACTGGCATCTCGTTTGGAATCGACTTTTAAACTGGCAGGTGCTTCAGTCGTTTTGGAAGGAAGTTATCCGGGATGGAAACCGGATGTGCAATCGGAGATTTTGGAAGTGATGAAAGATTTGTATACAAAACAATTTGGAAATGCTCCTGAATTACTTGCAATGCACGCTGGTTTGGAATGTGGAATTCTGGGATCGACTTATACCAACTGGGACATGATTTCGATTGGGCCGACCATTAAATTTCCTCACTCGCCCGACGAAAAAGTGAACATAAAAACAGTACAAAAATACTGGGAGTTTTTGGTGGCAACACTCGAAAATATTCCTGTAAAATAA
- a CDS encoding MFS transporter codes for MTNAIKQTLRDSKKARWTALVILSFTMFAGYMFTEVISPLKPIMERTLAMNSSDYGFITSAYGIFNVFLFMLIIVGMFLDRFGVRFSTIASALIMIAGGIIKFAAFKGLIGSADHIIHVPLLNLDLTTQVFWAGFGFALFGVGVEYAGITVSKAVAKWFKGKEMALAMGMQVAIARLGSFAPLAFGAKIANTYDVATTVLIVVGFLILGLVGFFYYNILDKKLDTQISEEEDNSEEDKFKISDLGIIISNRGFWLIALLCVSFYSTVFPFYKYGPDLMVNKFGVSENWAGLLPSLVPFGTMLLTPIFGSLYDKKGKGASIMMLGAVLLIIVHVIFYLPFITSVVAAFFNVLLLGIAFSLVPSAMWPSVPKIIPEKQLGSAFALIFWVQNFGLWGIPLAVGIVLDKTNPGVAEAKAAGEAITYNYQTTWTIFVALTIVALLISFWLKAEDKRKGYGLELPNIRN; via the coding sequence ATGACAAACGCGATTAAGCAAACTCTTCGTGATTCGAAGAAAGCAAGATGGACAGCTCTGGTAATATTGTCGTTTACAATGTTTGCAGGGTATATGTTCACCGAAGTTATTTCTCCTTTAAAACCAATAATGGAGCGTACGCTGGCAATGAACAGCTCAGATTATGGTTTTATTACAAGTGCCTATGGTATTTTTAATGTTTTCCTTTTTATGTTGATCATTGTTGGAATGTTTCTCGACCGCTTTGGAGTACGTTTTAGCACCATTGCATCGGCATTGATAATGATTGCAGGGGGAATAATTAAGTTCGCTGCATTTAAAGGCCTTATTGGTAGCGCGGATCATATCATTCATGTTCCACTTTTAAATCTTGATTTGACGACCCAGGTTTTTTGGGCAGGATTTGGATTTGCTCTGTTTGGAGTGGGTGTTGAGTATGCCGGAATAACCGTTTCAAAAGCGGTGGCCAAATGGTTCAAAGGCAAAGAAATGGCTTTGGCGATGGGAATGCAAGTGGCCATTGCACGTTTGGGGTCGTTTGCTCCTTTGGCTTTCGGGGCAAAAATTGCAAATACTTACGACGTGGCAACTACTGTTTTAATCGTGGTTGGTTTTCTTATTTTAGGCCTTGTCGGATTCTTTTACTACAACATTCTCGATAAAAAACTGGATACTCAAATTTCGGAAGAAGAAGATAATTCAGAGGAAGACAAGTTTAAAATCTCCGATCTTGGAATTATTATTTCAAATCGTGGTTTCTGGTTAATTGCACTTTTATGTGTATCGTTTTATTCTACCGTTTTCCCATTTTACAAATACGGACCCGATTTAATGGTGAATAAATTCGGAGTAAGTGAAAACTGGGCCGGTTTGTTGCCAAGTTTAGTGCCTTTTGGTACCATGCTTTTAACGCCCATCTTCGGAAGTCTGTACGATAAAAAAGGAAAAGGAGCGTCGATTATGATGCTGGGAGCCGTTTTGTTGATTATTGTACATGTTATTTTTTACCTTCCATTTATTACAAGTGTGGTGGCTGCATTTTTTAATGTTTTGCTTTTGGGGATTGCCTTTTCGTTGGTTCCTTCTGCCATGTGGCCATCGGTACCAAAAATTATTCCCGAAAAACAGTTGGGTAGTGCATTTGCCTTAATTTTCTGGGTTCAGAACTTTGGTTTGTGGGGAATTCCTTTGGCCGTTGGAATTGTATTGGATAAAACAAATCCGGGAGTGGCCGAAGCAAAAGCCGCAGGCGAAGCTATAACGTATAATTATCAGACAACCTGGACTATTTTTGTTGCATTAACCATTGTGGCACTTTTAATCTCGTTTTGGTTGAAAGCCGAAGACAAAAGAAAAGGTTACGGACTGGAATTACCAAACATCAGAAATTAG
- a CDS encoding DUF4831 family protein has translation MKYLAIVVGLLLVIPTFGQRKKKDDELVIAPTFVEGIAYALPRTGVKVHVKAIREVFEPGPYAAYAEQLLGIRDAKTSASTTWSISEVSIETFSEPDPEQVYKAMGDGAFMVSLAPNGCIAGINADETVSGLIAAQSNKTYQKPDLEDAFSFDYFTDTPAYTPGDSTNNFRPTRISIEKKAAEAAKRILNCRMNQYDLAALRIDGEYPDGKAYEVSLKELKRTEKNYIQLFVGRTTHKKESYSFDFVPDSKPAKGQVIFRISDEKGVVAASDLSGKPVMIEFEQVQDLTKKYTTEAVSENPNAGSKGVYYRMPGVATVKIIQDMNVIGSARTTFAQFGIVAPVPEELLQGDCAVEYHPETGAIKSVKLK, from the coding sequence ATGAAATATTTGGCAATAGTAGTAGGTTTACTTTTGGTGATACCAACCTTTGGACAACGAAAAAAGAAAGACGATGAACTTGTAATTGCCCCGACATTTGTAGAAGGAATTGCTTATGCATTGCCTCGCACCGGTGTAAAAGTACATGTAAAAGCCATTCGCGAAGTTTTTGAACCAGGCCCCTATGCTGCCTATGCCGAGCAATTACTGGGAATACGCGATGCTAAAACAAGTGCGTCAACCACCTGGTCCATTTCGGAAGTTAGCATTGAAACCTTTTCAGAACCCGATCCGGAGCAAGTGTACAAAGCTATGGGCGACGGGGCGTTTATGGTAAGTTTGGCACCAAACGGTTGTATTGCCGGAATAAATGCCGATGAAACGGTTTCCGGTCTTATTGCCGCTCAATCGAATAAAACCTATCAGAAACCTGATTTGGAGGATGCGTTTTCGTTTGATTATTTTACCGACACACCTGCCTATACTCCGGGCGATTCGACCAATAATTTTCGTCCAACACGCATTAGTATTGAGAAAAAAGCAGCCGAGGCGGCCAAACGAATTTTAAATTGCCGTATGAATCAATACGATTTGGCGGCTTTACGAATTGATGGAGAATATCCCGATGGAAAAGCCTACGAAGTTAGTTTAAAGGAATTAAAAAGGACAGAGAAAAATTACATTCAACTTTTTGTTGGACGTACCACCCATAAAAAAGAAAGCTACAGTTTTGATTTTGTTCCGGATTCGAAACCGGCAAAAGGACAGGTTATTTTCCGAATTTCGGATGAAAAAGGGGTAGTGGCGGCCAGCGATCTTTCCGGAAAACCGGTGATGATTGAATTTGAACAAGTTCAGGATTTGACCAAAAAATATACAACGGAGGCGGTATCCGAAAATCCAAATGCAGGAAGTAAAGGAGTGTATTACCGCATGCCGGGAGTAGCCACCGTAAAAATTATTCAGGATATGAATGTAATAGGAAGTGCCCGAACTACTTTTGCCCAGTTTGGAATTGTGGCTCCGGTACCCGAAGAATTGCTTCAAGGCGATTGCGCCGTGGAGTATCATCCCGAAACGGGAGCGATTAAATCAGTAAAGTTGAAATAG
- the aat gene encoding leucyl/phenylalanyl-tRNA--protein transferase has product MIEFPDPNLADDEGLIAQGGELTPEFLLSAYCQGIYPWFCEDEPILWWSPNPRMVLLPEKFKLKKSLRQVLNKGTFKLQVDTAFREVITNCSRSPRPGQDETWITNDIVEGYVKLHQLGYAHSFETYFEGELVGGLYGISLGNCFFGESMFFTLTDASKFAFYHLVQFALKNNFAFIDAQQETEHLKSLGAEAIPRKDFLEMLKEALQKDTLQGKWTELHEH; this is encoded by the coding sequence ATGATTGAATTTCCTGATCCAAATTTAGCTGACGACGAAGGTTTAATCGCACAGGGAGGCGAACTTACCCCCGAATTTTTATTATCGGCTTACTGCCAGGGGATTTACCCGTGGTTTTGCGAAGACGAGCCCATTTTGTGGTGGTCGCCCAATCCGCGAATGGTTTTGTTGCCCGAAAAATTTAAACTGAAAAAAAGTCTGCGACAGGTACTCAACAAAGGCACTTTTAAGCTGCAAGTCGATACTGCTTTTAGGGAAGTGATTACCAACTGCAGCCGCTCTCCACGCCCGGGACAGGATGAAACCTGGATTACCAACGACATTGTTGAAGGCTATGTAAAGTTACACCAACTGGGTTACGCTCACTCTTTTGAAACTTATTTTGAAGGCGAACTGGTTGGCGGACTGTACGGCATTTCGCTTGGAAATTGTTTTTTTGGCGAATCGATGTTTTTTACCCTTACCGATGCCAGTAAATTTGCCTTTTACCACCTGGTACAGTTTGCCCTGAAAAACAATTTTGCTTTTATTGATGCACAGCAGGAAACCGAACATTTAAAAAGTTTGGGTGCCGAAGCAATACCCCGAAAAGATTTCCTGGAAATGTTAAAGGAAGCACTTCAAAAAGATACTTTGCAAGGAAAATGGACGGAGTTGCATGAACACTGA
- a CDS encoding DEAD/DEAH box helicase: MEIQQLSLREFRKSLPSSFFEEAFTKLQLNLELEESELQNLLKNAILFTNFGDKNIQKLGYKIIVSYSNKYENYKPLYDFAINKGYIPISKFIEQKHTNNSDFNDHFFNLFFSSFHENFKEKNYYISNGQKKLIEFSSNTNSNFVLVAPTSYGKSEIILDKVYSNLDKKVCIIVPSKALLAQTKKRLLNDTAEHDLNRIITHPEMYKGTEQNFVAVLTQERLLRLLQKNPLLKIDLLLVDEAHNLFGEKKNDGRAILLAQTIIILKSRNQNIVLNFFSPFISNPENVKVRQSGYEINSQTTDEFIKSEKYYICDLYDSPGELKLYEQFSDSLISTQSTFLDYFDLLNSKKARKNIVYLNRPKHIEEFSIEYSSSLPNVETPLTEIVSSITDFLHPEYNLIKCIKKGIVYHHGGMPEIIRLYVENIFSKFNDLRFVITSSTLLEGVNIPAEKIFLLSTKKGRGNLSVSHFKNLIGRINRFSEIFNPETGSLRLLEPEIFVIKSKYENKRANIETFIKTRAKTEITILDEVNNLLLKDEDSLDESDKNELKKSLEYLENIEPNTTDLSDVDYVQSELAKLCFKNNVYDFDIKENESQLNDNLSNYEGTLFPKISDSNHLLDAINLIFFNEIEITDNNIKRLQNSASRRFYSMILEWRSSSASYKEMIGSFMRYWSTLQGSNLFVYIGEKWGEEKRNYTDIKPLYVDLRKKNNSQRINLAILKIKEEQDFVEFNLLKYIDILAELELIESDFYDKIKYGSSDKRIITLLKNGFSIELAKCITKPEYSNFISINPELDEITLQNQLITEMEIKGENKILLFEIKFHLNEN, translated from the coding sequence ATGGAAATTCAGCAGTTATCACTAAGAGAATTTAGAAAAAGTTTACCATCCTCCTTTTTTGAGGAAGCTTTTACAAAACTTCAATTAAACCTAGAACTTGAAGAATCCGAGTTACAGAATTTATTGAAAAATGCAATTCTATTTACAAATTTCGGGGATAAGAATATACAGAAATTAGGATATAAAATTATCGTTTCGTATTCAAATAAATATGAAAATTATAAACCACTCTACGATTTCGCAATCAATAAAGGATATATTCCAATATCTAAATTTATAGAACAAAAGCATACAAACAACTCTGATTTTAACGACCATTTTTTCAATTTATTTTTTTCTTCTTTCCATGAGAATTTTAAAGAAAAAAACTACTACATATCTAATGGTCAAAAAAAACTAATTGAATTCTCGTCAAATACTAATTCAAATTTTGTCCTAGTTGCACCAACCTCATACGGAAAATCCGAAATTATACTCGATAAGGTATATTCGAACTTAGATAAAAAAGTTTGCATTATTGTTCCTAGCAAAGCATTATTAGCCCAAACAAAAAAAAGGCTATTAAATGATACAGCAGAGCATGATTTAAATCGAATAATCACCCATCCTGAAATGTATAAAGGAACTGAACAAAATTTTGTAGCAGTATTAACACAAGAACGACTTTTAAGACTGTTACAAAAAAATCCTTTATTGAAAATTGACTTACTATTGGTTGATGAAGCTCATAATTTATTTGGAGAAAAGAAAAATGATGGAAGAGCAATATTATTAGCGCAAACAATTATCATATTAAAAAGTCGAAACCAAAATATTGTACTGAATTTCTTTTCTCCATTCATCTCTAACCCAGAGAATGTTAAAGTAAGACAATCTGGATATGAAATAAATTCTCAAACAACAGATGAATTTATTAAATCAGAAAAATATTATATCTGTGATTTATACGATTCGCCAGGTGAATTGAAACTTTATGAACAGTTCTCAGATTCATTAATAAGCACGCAATCTACATTCTTAGACTATTTTGATTTATTAAATTCAAAAAAGGCGAGAAAAAATATTGTTTATTTAAACAGACCAAAACACATTGAAGAATTTTCTATAGAATACTCTAGTAGTTTACCTAATGTTGAAACTCCATTGACAGAAATCGTTTCAAGTATTACAGATTTCCTTCACCCTGAATATAATTTAATTAAATGCATTAAAAAGGGGATAGTATATCATCATGGAGGGATGCCTGAGATTATAAGATTATATGTTGAAAACATATTCTCAAAATTTAATGATTTAAGATTTGTTATTACAAGTTCCACTCTCTTAGAAGGAGTTAACATTCCTGCTGAAAAAATATTTTTACTTTCAACGAAAAAGGGGCGTGGAAACTTATCAGTTTCTCATTTTAAAAATTTAATAGGCAGAATCAATAGATTCAGTGAGATTTTTAATCCAGAGACAGGAAGTTTAAGGCTCTTAGAACCTGAAATTTTCGTTATCAAAAGTAAATACGAAAACAAAAGAGCGAATATTGAAACTTTTATTAAAACAAGAGCAAAGACAGAAATTACTATACTAGATGAAGTAAACAACCTTCTTTTAAAAGATGAAGATTCTCTAGACGAATCTGATAAAAATGAATTAAAGAAATCTTTAGAGTATTTAGAGAATATTGAACCTAACACTACTGATTTATCAGATGTTGACTATGTTCAATCAGAGCTAGCAAAATTATGCTTTAAAAATAATGTATACGACTTCGATATTAAAGAAAACGAATCACAACTAAACGACAATTTATCAAACTACGAGGGTACTCTATTCCCAAAAATTTCGGATAGTAATCATCTTCTGGATGCAATTAACTTGATTTTCTTTAATGAAATTGAAATTACCGACAATAATATAAAACGACTGCAAAATTCTGCTTCAAGAAGGTTTTATTCAATGATTTTAGAATGGAGAAGTTCAAGTGCATCGTATAAAGAAATGATTGGAAGTTTTATGAGGTATTGGTCGACACTTCAAGGCAGCAATCTTTTTGTTTATATAGGGGAAAAATGGGGAGAAGAGAAACGAAATTATACGGATATCAAGCCATTATATGTTGACCTTAGAAAGAAAAATAATTCACAAAGAATCAATTTGGCAATTCTTAAAATTAAGGAAGAACAAGATTTTGTTGAATTTAATCTATTAAAATACATTGACATTCTTGCTGAGTTAGAATTGATTGAATCAGATTTTTATGATAAAATTAAATATGGTAGTTCCGACAAACGAATTATTACATTATTAAAAAATGGATTCTCAATTGAATTAGCCAAATGCATCACTAAGCCTGAATACTCCAATTTCATTTCAATTAATCCAGAATTAGATGAAATTACTCTTCAAAATCAGTTAATAACAGAAATGGAAATAAAAGGCGAAAATAAAATTCTATTATTTGAAATCAAGTTCCATCTAAATGAAAATTAA
- a CDS encoding Hachiman antiphage defense system protein HamA yields MSINGVRILENTKYSIFYIETFSSEFKQIIRTQLQGIWSGFAEADSLPEFYSYKNTLTWFLERYEPKSENTRKGMIGELLSHVLLNHQDNNLTSLSILKNKEEKSIKKGFDIIYCHIDDNKLWYSEAKSGRSEDGTSNSTDYNIILLNRAKSSIEALIDERRNSLWESALYDVSAMINENNGRLNFRQLLSNDSPSLNSNQKKNVILISILYHNLSDNIEENSVIEFLEKTILEDIFEDVIIISIQKNTFEVVANFLRDELNTN; encoded by the coding sequence ATGTCAATAAACGGAGTAAGAATATTAGAAAACACTAAATATTCGATTTTTTATATCGAAACATTCTCTAGTGAATTTAAGCAAATTATACGTACTCAATTGCAAGGTATCTGGAGTGGATTTGCGGAAGCTGATAGTTTGCCTGAATTTTACTCCTATAAAAACACACTAACATGGTTTTTAGAAAGATACGAGCCTAAATCAGAAAACACAAGAAAGGGAATGATTGGCGAATTATTATCTCATGTTCTACTGAATCATCAAGATAATAATTTGACATCCTTATCCATATTAAAAAACAAAGAAGAAAAAAGTATTAAAAAAGGATTTGATATAATATACTGTCACATTGATGATAACAAGCTTTGGTATTCAGAGGCAAAGTCAGGAAGAAGTGAAGATGGAACATCAAATTCGACTGACTATAACATTATTCTATTAAATCGAGCAAAATCAAGCATTGAAGCATTGATTGACGAAAGAAGAAACTCACTATGGGAAAGTGCATTGTATGACGTTTCGGCAATGATTAATGAAAATAATGGAAGACTTAATTTTCGACAATTGCTTTCAAATGATTCACCCAGTTTAAATTCCAATCAGAAAAAGAACGTTATTCTAATATCAATCCTTTACCATAATTTATCTGATAATATCGAAGAGAACAGCGTCATTGAATTTTTAGAAAAAACTATACTCGAAGACATTTTTGAAGATGTTATTATTATATCCATTCAAAAAAACACTTTTGAAGTGGTTGCGAATTTCTTAAGAGATGAATTAAATACAAACTAA
- a CDS encoding DUF6261 family protein yields the protein MLNKIFYSYFTLAALTALAQKIVSLLSAKLPDNQMAIALLTRFQPQLEAAIQAIGSTTKTPLTAIVKQADLKRDNSFRSLRDHVRAGLNRENETYRSACEALWPEFEKNGTHIDKLPRDKQTASTNSLLTDLRKPKNQAHLVTTNTIEWLTELDNDNRAYVTATTQRSSERSVDDTVLDHEAFKALRTSLDLMENILNTMQAMGDPVDVDEVVAEISQYITEANTAAKQSKNNGNTNPENPGETE from the coding sequence ATGCTAAACAAAATTTTTTACTCCTATTTCACTCTTGCAGCTTTAACTGCATTGGCTCAAAAAATTGTAAGTCTTTTAAGTGCAAAACTTCCCGACAACCAAATGGCAATTGCCCTGCTTACACGTTTTCAACCCCAGCTTGAAGCAGCGATTCAGGCCATTGGCAGCACCACCAAAACTCCTCTTACAGCAATCGTAAAACAAGCCGACCTAAAACGCGACAATAGTTTTCGTTCGTTACGAGATCATGTGAGAGCAGGCCTGAACCGCGAAAACGAAACCTATCGGTCAGCCTGCGAAGCTTTGTGGCCCGAATTTGAAAAAAACGGAACCCACATTGACAAGCTTCCCCGCGACAAACAAACCGCTTCGACAAACAGTTTGCTTACCGACTTGCGAAAACCTAAAAACCAGGCACACCTGGTAACTACCAACACTATCGAATGGTTAACGGAGCTTGACAACGACAACCGGGCTTATGTTACTGCAACAACACAGCGCAGTTCCGAGCGCTCGGTGGATGATACCGTTCTCGACCACGAGGCATTTAAGGCACTGAGAACATCACTCGACCTAATGGAGAATATACTAAACACCATGCAAGCCATGGGCGATCCGGTTGATGTTGACGAAGTGGTAGCCGAAATATCGCAATACATTACCGAAGCAAACACCGCAGCCAAACAAAGCAAAAACAACGGCAACACCAATCCCGAAAATCCCGGCGAAACAGAATAA